The nucleotide sequence ATTCCCGTCCCTGAGAAACCACTTTTTCTCCGGCCATGGTGAACACCAGAGGGCTTTTTTTATCCTTTTTCTCATATAAGGGACAGCCGATCATTTCTTCCAGATTCTGTATACCTTTACTCAAAGTCGACTGGCTGACAAAGCACTTCTGTGCTGCTTCGCTAAAGTGCCGGGTCTCGTACAGAGTAATGAGATAGTGCAATTGCTTTAAACTTGGCCACTTATTCATATTAACTGTCTATATTCGCTGTTAATTTACTCAATAGGTCTAAAAGTTAATTTATCGATTTTTTCGATTAAATCAATCTATTTAATTCGCTTTTTTACATCCTGATTTTTGTACTATAGTTTCCTTGTCGAAACACGGAACCAAACCACAAAGGTTTGATAAATATTTCTAAATCAGGAGCTAAAACAATGGTACTAGTTGGTCGTCAAGCACCGGACTTTACATCTGCAGCTGTGCTGGGTAACGGTGAAATCGTAGATAACTTCAACTTCGCAGAATTCACTAAAGGTAAAAAAGCGGTTGTATTCTTTTACCCACTAGACTTCACATTCGTTTGTCCATCTGAGCTAATCGCATTCGATAAGCGTTTCCAGGAATTCCAGGAAAAAGGCGCTGAAGTAATCGGCGTATCTATCGACTCTCAGTTCTCTCACAACGCATGGCGTAACACTGCTGTAGAAGACGGCGGTATCGGTGAAGTGAAATATCCACTTGTTGCAGACGTAAAACACGAAGTATGTCAGGCGTACGGCATCGAGCACCCAACTGACGGTGTTGCATTCCGTGCATCTTTCCTAATTGACGAAGATGGTCTTGTTCGTCATCAGGTAGTTAACGATCTTCCTCTTGGCCGTAACATCGATGAGATGCTGCGTATGGTTGACGCTCTGAACTTCCACCAGAAGAACGGTGAAGTTTGCCCGGCTCAGTGGGAAGAAGGTAAAGCAGGTATGGACGCAACGCCAAAAGGTGTAGCAGCATTCCTGTCTGAACACGCTGACGACCTGAATAAGTAATTTAATAAACCTGCGCTCAACAGGTGTATTGATGCCGGTAACCGGATAACTGGTACCGGTAGGTTGGACAAAATAAAGCGATAAACGCACGCCAATCAGTTATAAAGTAAAACAGTCAAGCCCAAGTAAAAGCCCCGGACATTGTTCGGGGCTTTGTTTATTCATGGTCATAGCCTGCCAACAAGCTGAGTAATGATACCAATCCCAGCAATTCCCTGATTCCTCACAATTATTCTTTTTATACTGTTCTATAATGTATATACATAATTAACATTAAGTGGACTGATTATGGGAAAGCTAGACAAAAGTACGTACATGAAAGAACTGACTAATCTTCAGGTCGAACTGGTTAAGCTTCAGGAGTGGGTGGTTCAGGAAGGTCTGAAAATCGTAGTGATTTTCGAAGGACGCGACGCAGCCGGTAAGGGTGGCGTGATTAAGCGAATTACAGAAAAACTTAACCCTCGTGTCTGCCGGGTAGCAGCACTTCCGGCACCGACTGAAAGAGAAAAGACTCAGTGGTATTTTCAGCGTTATGTGGCTCACCTGCCGTCAGCCGGTGAAATCGTGCTGTTTGACCGCAGTTGGTACAACCGCGCCGGTGTTGAAAAGGTGATGGGTTTTTGTAGTGACCGTGAGTATGAAGAGTTTCTCCGCTCCTGCCCTGAATTCGAACGAATGCTGATCCGCTCAGGCATTATTGTACTTAAATACTGGTTTTCGGTTTCAGATGAAGAGCAGGAAAAACGTTTTCTGGAACGTATCCATACGCCGATGAAACGCTGGAAGTTCAGTATGATGGATCTGGAGTCGCGCAGCCGCTGGAAGGAGTATTCAGAGGCGAAGGATCAGATGTTTAAGTATACCGACACCAAGCAGTCCCCCTGGTGGGTGGTGCCATCCGATGACAAGAAAAGAGCACGCCTGAACTGCATCAGTCACCTGCTCTCTTCAGTGGATTATGGCGAAGTTGTTCACCCAATCGTTGAACTGCCGGAAATTAAAAAAGAAGGCTATATCCGGGCACCGATTGAAGAACAGCAGCACGTTCCGGATAAGTACTAAGCTAATTACTGGGATTGGTATAACAGGCCAAACACGAATAAAAGCGCGGTTGCTCAATCGATTTTCCGCGCCTTTATTACTGAAAGTTTACCCTTTAATAACCTTAATCACCCCTTCAAGCGCATGCACACACGCCTGATACCTGACCTCAGCCCTATCCCCTTCGAACAGGCAACACTCCTGGTATTCCTTGTCCAGATAGCGCCAGGCGAACCATACTGTGCCCACCGGTTTATCTTCTGTACCGCCGGTTGGACCAGCGATACCGCTGACCGCTACAGAGACAGTGCCATTTGAGTTTTTCAGAGCACCAAAGGCCATTTCAGCAACAACAGGCTGACTTACGGCTCCGTTCATTGTCAGCGTTTTGGCGTTTACCCCCAGCATCTCCATTTTTGCATCATTGCTGTAGGTAATAAACGCCCGGTCAAACCAGACTGAGCTGCCTGAGATATCTGTGACTGCGCTGGCGATACCGCCTCCTGTACAGGATTCGGCTGATACCAGTATCTGTTTTTCCTGCTGTAAAAACAGCCCGATTTCTTCACTTAATTTTTTTAGTTTATCCACGGTAAGAAATCCTTAATTAGCCTTGCCAGTTAATTCTATTCACGTATCCTAAGCTGCAATTAAGTCAAGTTAAAGAAATAAAAGGTCAACATGGCGAAAGCGACACAAACTCATACCCCTATGATGCAACAATATCTGAAGCTGAAGGCAGAAAATCCGGATATTCTGCTGTTTTATCGCATGGGTGATTTCTATGAGCTTTTCTATGATGACGCAAAAAAAGCATCCCAGCTTTTAGATATTTCTCTGACAAAAAGAGGCGCTTCCGCCGGTGAACCTATCCCCATGGCGGGTGTGCCTTTCCATGCCGTTGAAGGCTATCTTGCGAAACTGGTACAACTTGGTGAATCTGTCGCTATCTGTGAACAAATCGGCGATCCTGCCACCAGCAAAGGTCCGGTGGAACGAAAGGTTGTCCGCATTGTTACACCGGGCACAGTGACCGACGAAGCACTGCTTTCTGAAAGACTGGATAACCTGGTCGCCGCTATTTACCACGAGAAAGGTAAGTTTGGTTATGCGACTCTGGATCTGACCTCCGGGCGCTTTATGCTCAGCGAGCCTCAATCTGAAGAAGCCATGCTGGCAGAGCTGCAACGCACTTCTCCGAAAGAGCTGCTTTTCCCGGAAGACTTTGAGCCGGTTGACCTGATGTCCAGCCGGAACGGTAACCGCCGTCGACCGGTCTGGGAGTTTGAGCTTGAGACCGCTAAACAGCAGCTTAATAACCAGTTTGGCACCCGTGATTTGGTTGGTTTTGGTGTTGAAAACGCTAAGCTGGGTCTTTGCGCAGCAGGTTGTCTTATTCAGTATGTAAAAGATACCCAGCGTACTGCCCTGCCTCATATCCGTTCGCTGGTCTTTGACAGCCAGGATGATTCTGTGATTCTGGATGCAGCGACCCGCCGAAACCTGGAAATCACTCAAAACCTCTCCGGTGGCACAGACAATACGCTGGCAGAAGTTCTGGATCACAGCGCCACAGCCATGGGCAGCCGAATGCTGAAACGCTGGCTGCACCAGCCAATGCGCTGCCGTAACACGCTAAACCACAGACTGGATGCCATTACTGAGCTAAAAGATCAGAGCCTTTTCCAGGATTTAAAACCTGTATTAAAGCAGATCGGCGATATTGAACGAATTTTAGCAAGGCTTGCGCTTCGTTCTGCAAGGCCGCGTGATATGGCAAGGCTAAGACATGCCATGCAGCAACTGCCGGAACTTGAGTCTGTGCTTACTTCGCTGGAAAATCCATATCTGCAAAAGCTGGCAAAATTCGCCGCTCCCATGGATGCAACCTGCGAGCTTCTTGAAACAGCCATTAAAGAAAACCCGCCGGTTGTTATCCGCGATGGCGGAGTGATTGCAGAGGGCTACAACGCAGAACTTGATGAGTGGCGAAAACTGGCTGATGGGGCGACCGAATATCTGACACAGCTGGAAGCGGATGAGCGTGACCGCCATGGCATTGATACGCTGAAAGTGGGTTATAACAATGTTCACGGCTTTTATATTCAGGTAAGCCGTGGCCAGAGTCATCTGGTGCCACCACACTATATCCGCCGTCAGACACTGAAAAATGCTGAGCGCTATATTATTCCTGAGCTGAAAGAGCATGAAGATAAGGTACTGAACTCCAAGTCTAAAGCGCTGGCTCTTGAGAAGCAGCTTTGGGAACAGCTGTTTGACCTTCTGCTGCCACACCTTGAGCAGATGCAGAACCTGGCTTCAGCGGTTTCTCAGATCGATGTTCTTCAGAACCTCGCTGAAAGAGCCGAAACTCTGGACTACTGCCGCCCTTCTCTTAACGAAGAAGTGGGGATTCACATTCAGAGTGGCCGTCACCCCGTGGTGGAGCAGGTGATGGATGAACCGTTTATTGCTAACCCTATCGAACTTCATCCGCAGCGTAAGATGTTAATCATCACGGGTCCGAATATGGGCGGTAAGTCCACCTATATGCGTCAGACAGCCCTGATTGCGCTGCTTGCCCATATCGGCTCCTATGTGCCTGCAGAAGAAGCCACTATCGGCTCTCTGGACAGAATCTTTACCCGTATCGGTGCTTCGGATGATCTGGCTTCCGGCCGTTCCACATTTATGGTGGAAATGACAGAAACAGCCAATATTCTTCATAACGCCACACCGCACAGTCTGGTGCTTATGGATGAGATCGGCCGGGGTACCAGCACCTATGACGGCCTGTCGCTGGCCTGGGCAAGTGCTGAATGGCTGGCTAACCAGATTGGTTCCATGACTCTGTTTGCCACTCACTACTTTGAGCTGACAGAGCTGCCAAACCAGCTGAGTCACCTTGCCAATGTCCATCTGGACGCGGTTGAACACGGCGACAGTATCGCCTTTATGCATGCCGTACAGGAAGGCGCGGCAAGCAAATCATACGGCCTGGCGGTTGCCGGACTGGCGGGTGTTCCTAAGGCTGTAATTAAAAATGCCCGTGGAAAGTTAAAACAACTGGAGCAGTTGGGGCATGAGCCTTCTGTGTCCGAAAAAGCCGATGTGGATATTGCCAATCAACTGAGTCTTATTCCTGAACCAAGTGAGGTGGAAGAGGCGCTGGCGGGTATTAACCCTGACGATATGACGCCAAGGCAGGCTCTGGAAGAGCTTTACCGTCTTAAAAAGCTACTGTAAAAGAAAGGGGCCATTCGGCCCCTTCTTTATTTCACTACTGACATTGTTGTGAATTTTATATTTGCTCTACATCAAACAGAGATTCCATGTTCAGTCCCTGCTTCATCAGAATTTCTCTTAGTCTGCGCAGACCTTCAACCTGAATCTGACGAACTCTTTCACGGGTCAGGCTTATCTCACGGCCCACTTCTTCCAGAGTTGATGGTTCATAACCAAGCAGGCCAAAGCGTCTTGCCAGAACTTCTTTCTGCTTAGGATTTAGTTCATCCAGCCAGCCAATCAGCGAGCTCTTAATATCGTCATCCTGAGTGGAAACTTCCGGATCAGAATGGTTTACATCAGGAATAATATCCAGCAGAGCCTTCTCGCCGTCACCACCGATTGGTGTATCAACAGAGCTGACACGCTCATTCAGGCGAAGCATCTTACTTACATCACTTACAGGCTTATCCAGAGTCTCTGCAATATCTTCAGCTGTTGGTTCATGATCCAGCTTCTGAGACAGCTCACGAGCGGTACGCAGATAGATATTCAGCTCTTTAACGACATGTATTGGCAGACGGATAGTACGGGTCTGGTTCATCAGCGCACGTTCAATCGTCTGACGAATCCACCATGTGGCGTAAGTAGAGAAACGGAAGCCTCTTTCAGGATCAAACTTCTCAACTGCGCGAATCAGTCCAAGGTTACCTTCTTCAATCAGGTCTAAAAGGGCCAGTCCGCGATTGCTGTATCGGCGGGAAATTTTAACGACCAGACGAAGGTTACTCTCAATCATTCTTTTACGCGCGGCTTCATCCCCTCTTAGGGCACGGCGTGCATAAAGAACTTCTTCTTCAGCAGTAAGTAGTGGTGAAAAACCGATTTCGCCAAGATATAGCTGAGTTGCGTCTAAGCTTTTGGTGCTCGCATCAAACTCTTCTTTGGTTTCGGTATTTTCCTGAGACTGTTGGACGAGTTCGTTATCCAGTGTATCTAAGGATACATCTGCGATATCAAATTCTTCGGTTTTAGTTACTGTATTGCTCATACTCATAGCGCCTCCCCCTGGCGAGCTAGCAAGACATCATCTACTACTGAATGTCATTGAAATACTCTTTAGTCAATCTATGGTAAGTAGCGTTTCGGATTCACTGACTTACCCTGATAACGAATTTCAAAATGTAACTTAACCCTGCTTGTACCAGAGCTGCCCATGGTGGCGATTCTCTGTCCTGCTTTTACACTTTGACCTTCGGCAACTAGCAAACTGTCATTGTGGGCATATGCACTTAGATAGTTATCATTGTGTTTTACAATTATTAAATTACCGTAGCCACGAAGTGCATTTCCGGAATAAACCACGGTACCACCTGCTGTCGAGACGACGGCCTGACCCCGCTGCCCTGCGATGTCAATCCCGCGGTTTCCCTGGTCTCCAGCAGAGAATTTCTTTATGACTCTCCCTTTGGTTGGCCAAAGCCACTCTTTTACCTTTATGTTCTTTGGTTTAGATTGGCTTAAACTTTTTTTAACATTTTGTTTACGACCAAGATACTCTTTTGATCCTTTTGGATCAACCGTCTTCTTGGCAATATTTTGAGTCGATGATGAATTTTTTGATCTGGGTTTGTTTGCTGCGGATGCTGAAGATCCCGCGGAAGGAGTTGAGGCCGCTTTTGCTACGGAGGAGGTAGCAACAGCTGCTGCGCCAGTTGCGGCAACGGCTGCCGCTTTTCCGGCTCCGCTCCCGCCATAGGCAGGAGCCTGATAAGCCGGACGCCAAAGTTTCAGTTTTTGACCCGGATGTATGGTATATGGGCTTTGTAGACTATTGTAACGGATAAGGTCGTTTACATTCTTATCTGTGATATAAGCTATAAAGTAAAGCGTATCGCCCTTCTGAACTTCGTAAAAACTGCCACGATAACTGCCACGTTTGATAGTCGTGTAGTCTTTATTAACACTTGATACCGGCGCGGGGGAGTGCGCAGTACACCCTGTTAACAGTGCACTAAACAGACTACAAACAATGGCTGTTTTCTTTATGGCATTCATATTCTTACGCCAAATCACCTGCAATCAACGGAACAAAACGAACCGGTTCAATGACAGTGGAAAGATACTCTTCACCACGCTTAACGATCTTTAACAATTGCTGATCTGCTTCACCAACCGGAATAACCAGACAGCCTCCATCTGAAAGCTGATCCAGTAAAGCCTGAGGGACATCAGATGCAGCGGCTGTCACAATAATCGCATCAAAGGGGGCATTGGAAGGCCATCCTGACCAGCCATCAGCATGCTTTGTGGACACATTATAGATATCCAGCTGCTTCAGCCTTCTCTTTGCTTCCCATTGCAGCGACTTGATTCTTTCTAAAGAGTAAACCTTATCAACCAATTGAGCCAATATCGCGGTCTGATAGCCTGAACCTGTGCCTACCTCAAGCACCCTGCTTTCAGGTTTTAGCTCCAGAAGCTCGGTCATCTTCGCCACTATGTATGGCTGGGAAATCGTCTGACCACAGGCGATGGGCAGTGCGTTGTTATCATAGGCCTGATGGGTCATCGCCTCTGAAACAAAACGGTCTCTTGGCACCCTTCTCAGCGCATCAAGCACTCTCTGGTCCTGAATACCAAGCTGGGACAGATAACTTACCAGGCTTTCTGCTTGAGGATTACTCATCAGTCATTACCTTCCAGCCAGACACCCATGCTGCCTAAAGATTCATGCGCGGTAAGATCCACCTGCATCGGAGTAATAGAAACCAGTTTCTGTTCGATAGCAAAGAAATCTGTACCTTCTCCTGCATCCTGCTCTTTGCCCGGAGGACCAAGCCAGTAAACTTCATGTCCACGGGGATCCAGCTGCTTCACCATATTTTCTGCATGATGGCGGGCGCCAAGGCGGGTAACCTGTTTACCCAGCAGCTCTTCATAAGGAAGGTCGGGAATATTAACGTTAATGAGACGATTAGTAGGGATAGGATTCTTGATATGCTGCTCAACTATTTCACGAACAACTTTCGCCGCAGTATCAAAATGTTTATTTCCAACTAAGGAGAAAGCAATAGACTGAACACCAAGGAAGTGCCCTTCCATTGCGGCAGCTACCGTTCCTGAATACAGCACGTCATCACCAAGGTTTGCACCGTGATTGATACCGGATAAAACTAAATCGGGAAATTCATCTTTCATCAGTTCATTCAGAGCAAAATGAACACAATCTGTAGG is from Vibrio sp. JC009 and encodes:
- a CDS encoding peptidoglycan DD-metalloendopeptidase family protein encodes the protein MNAIKKTAIVCSLFSALLTGCTAHSPAPVSSVNKDYTTIKRGSYRGSFYEVQKGDTLYFIAYITDKNVNDLIRYNSLQSPYTIHPGQKLKLWRPAYQAPAYGGSGAGKAAAVAATGAAAVATSSVAKAASTPSAGSSASAANKPRSKNSSSTQNIAKKTVDPKGSKEYLGRKQNVKKSLSQSKPKNIKVKEWLWPTKGRVIKKFSAGDQGNRGIDIAGQRGQAVVSTAGGTVVYSGNALRGYGNLIIVKHNDNYLSAYAHNDSLLVAEGQSVKAGQRIATMGSSGTSRVKLHFEIRYQGKSVNPKRYLP
- the mutS gene encoding DNA mismatch repair protein MutS, which codes for MAKATQTHTPMMQQYLKLKAENPDILLFYRMGDFYELFYDDAKKASQLLDISLTKRGASAGEPIPMAGVPFHAVEGYLAKLVQLGESVAICEQIGDPATSKGPVERKVVRIVTPGTVTDEALLSERLDNLVAAIYHEKGKFGYATLDLTSGRFMLSEPQSEEAMLAELQRTSPKELLFPEDFEPVDLMSSRNGNRRRPVWEFELETAKQQLNNQFGTRDLVGFGVENAKLGLCAAGCLIQYVKDTQRTALPHIRSLVFDSQDDSVILDAATRRNLEITQNLSGGTDNTLAEVLDHSATAMGSRMLKRWLHQPMRCRNTLNHRLDAITELKDQSLFQDLKPVLKQIGDIERILARLALRSARPRDMARLRHAMQQLPELESVLTSLENPYLQKLAKFAAPMDATCELLETAIKENPPVVIRDGGVIAEGYNAELDEWRKLADGATEYLTQLEADERDRHGIDTLKVGYNNVHGFYIQVSRGQSHLVPPHYIRRQTLKNAERYIIPELKEHEDKVLNSKSKALALEKQLWEQLFDLLLPHLEQMQNLASAVSQIDVLQNLAERAETLDYCRPSLNEEVGIHIQSGRHPVVEQVMDEPFIANPIELHPQRKMLIITGPNMGGKSTYMRQTALIALLAHIGSYVPAEEATIGSLDRIFTRIGASDDLASGRSTFMVEMTETANILHNATPHSLVLMDEIGRGTSTYDGLSLAWASAEWLANQIGSMTLFATHYFELTELPNQLSHLANVHLDAVEHGDSIAFMHAVQEGAASKSYGLAVAGLAGVPKAVIKNARGKLKQLEQLGHEPSVSEKADVDIANQLSLIPEPSEVEEALAGINPDDMTPRQALEELYRLKKLL
- the surE gene encoding 5'/3'-nucleotidase SurE, whose protein sequence is MKILLSNDDGVHAEGLAALAESLSDLAEVVIVAPDRNRSGASNSLTLETPLRVKQLETNVYAVQGTPTDCVHFALNELMKDEFPDLVLSGINHGANLGDDVLYSGTVAAAMEGHFLGVQSIAFSLVGNKHFDTAAKVVREIVEQHIKNPIPTNRLINVNIPDLPYEELLGKQVTRLGARHHAENMVKQLDPRGHEVYWLGPPGKEQDAGEGTDFFAIEQKLVSITPMQVDLTAHESLGSMGVWLEGND
- a CDS encoding peroxiredoxin C; this translates as MVLVGRQAPDFTSAAVLGNGEIVDNFNFAEFTKGKKAVVFFYPLDFTFVCPSELIAFDKRFQEFQEKGAEVIGVSIDSQFSHNAWRNTAVEDGGIGEVKYPLVADVKHEVCQAYGIEHPTDGVAFRASFLIDEDGLVRHQVVNDLPLGRNIDEMLRMVDALNFHQKNGEVCPAQWEEGKAGMDATPKGVAAFLSEHADDLNK
- the ppk2 gene encoding polyphosphate kinase 2; this translates as MGKLDKSTYMKELTNLQVELVKLQEWVVQEGLKIVVIFEGRDAAGKGGVIKRITEKLNPRVCRVAALPAPTEREKTQWYFQRYVAHLPSAGEIVLFDRSWYNRAGVEKVMGFCSDREYEEFLRSCPEFERMLIRSGIIVLKYWFSVSDEEQEKRFLERIHTPMKRWKFSMMDLESRSRWKEYSEAKDQMFKYTDTKQSPWWVVPSDDKKRARLNCISHLLSSVDYGEVVHPIVELPEIKKEGYIRAPIEEQQHVPDKY
- the rpoS gene encoding RNA polymerase sigma factor RpoS, producing the protein MSMSNTVTKTEEFDIADVSLDTLDNELVQQSQENTETKEEFDASTKSLDATQLYLGEIGFSPLLTAEEEVLYARRALRGDEAARKRMIESNLRLVVKISRRYSNRGLALLDLIEEGNLGLIRAVEKFDPERGFRFSTYATWWIRQTIERALMNQTRTIRLPIHVVKELNIYLRTARELSQKLDHEPTAEDIAETLDKPVSDVSKMLRLNERVSSVDTPIGGDGEKALLDIIPDVNHSDPEVSTQDDDIKSSLIGWLDELNPKQKEVLARRFGLLGYEPSTLEEVGREISLTRERVRQIQVEGLRRLREILMKQGLNMESLFDVEQI
- a CDS encoding protein-L-isoaspartate(D-aspartate) O-methyltransferase; translation: MSNPQAESLVSYLSQLGIQDQRVLDALRRVPRDRFVSEAMTHQAYDNNALPIACGQTISQPYIVAKMTELLELKPESRVLEVGTGSGYQTAILAQLVDKVYSLERIKSLQWEAKRRLKQLDIYNVSTKHADGWSGWPSNAPFDAIIVTAAASDVPQALLDQLSDGGCLVIPVGEADQQLLKIVKRGEEYLSTVIEPVRFVPLIAGDLA
- a CDS encoding nicotinamide-nucleotide amidohydrolase family protein, producing the protein MDKLKKLSEEIGLFLQQEKQILVSAESCTGGGIASAVTDISGSSVWFDRAFITYSNDAKMEMLGVNAKTLTMNGAVSQPVVAEMAFGALKNSNGTVSVAVSGIAGPTGGTEDKPVGTVWFAWRYLDKEYQECCLFEGDRAEVRYQACVHALEGVIKVIKG